A stretch of Cyanobacterium sp. HL-69 DNA encodes these proteins:
- the glgP gene encoding starch phosphorylase GlgP gives MVETTIPKHNNNITVEDDRTGMSPQTLKQAFLDNLFYIQGVNQNKASKQDYYVALAYTIRDRILHRFLKTIETYRESNTKRVCYLSAEFLMGRHLGNNLVNLDIYHEVEQVVKELDLDLEELLEEEPDPGLGNGGLGRLAACFLDSLASLEIPAIGYGIRYEFGIFHQLIRDGWQAEVPDNWLRFGNPWEIPRPNETIEVKLGGYTQPYCDSKGNCRVSWIPDRTVLAIPHDTPVPGFKTNTVNPLRLWKAEASEEFNFEAFNAGNYDRAVEEKINSETISKVLYPNDNTPAGRELRLAQQYFFVAASLQDLVKQHLSRNPSLDNFHDKVAIQLNDTHPAVAVAELMRLLVDEHAMDWDKSWYITQKTLAYTNHTLLPEALEKWSVSLFKKLLPRHLEIIFEINHRFLEDVRTWYPDNEELLEQVSLIEEGSEQKVRMAHLACVGSHAINGVAALHTELLQKETLRAFAFLWPEKFYNKTNGVTPRRWILLSNPELSKLITEKVGDGWLKDLTIMKGLEKYVDDQKFCDRWQAIKKANKQRLAEYIFKKQGIEVNVDSIFDVQVKRIHEYKRQHLAVLNIIALYNKIKENPDVEVVPRTFIFGGKAAPGYFMAKLVIKLINSVADVVNKDPDVRGRIKVVFLANFNVSLGQKIYPAADLSEQISTAGKEASGTGNMKFAMNGSLTIGTLDGANIEIRQEAGAENFFLFGLTAEEVSEYRANGYNPMDYYEENSELAQVVNRIRDGYFSHGNKDLFKPIVDYLLYNDQYMLMADFAAYADCQDKVAQAYKDQDKWTKMSILNSARMAKFSSDRTIREYCKEIWDVDAVNIEIG, from the coding sequence ATGGTAGAGACAACAATCCCTAAACACAATAATAATATTACAGTAGAAGACGATCGCACTGGTATGAGTCCACAAACGCTCAAACAGGCGTTTTTAGATAACCTCTTCTATATTCAAGGGGTAAACCAAAATAAAGCATCTAAACAAGATTATTACGTAGCCCTCGCCTACACCATCCGAGATAGAATTCTTCATCGTTTTCTCAAAACCATCGAAACCTACAGAGAAAGCAACACCAAAAGAGTATGTTACCTGTCCGCCGAATTTCTCATGGGCAGACATCTAGGCAACAATCTCGTCAACCTAGACATCTACCACGAAGTAGAGCAAGTAGTTAAAGAATTAGACCTAGATTTAGAAGAATTACTAGAAGAAGAACCAGATCCAGGTTTGGGTAACGGTGGCTTAGGCAGACTAGCCGCTTGTTTCCTCGACTCCCTCGCTAGTTTAGAAATACCCGCCATTGGCTACGGTATTCGCTATGAATTCGGTATTTTCCACCAACTCATTAGAGACGGTTGGCAAGCAGAAGTACCTGACAACTGGCTTAGATTTGGCAACCCCTGGGAAATTCCTCGACCCAACGAAACCATCGAAGTTAAACTAGGGGGCTATACCCAGCCCTACTGCGACTCTAAAGGTAATTGTAGAGTATCTTGGATACCCGATCGCACCGTATTGGCAATTCCCCATGATACCCCCGTACCTGGTTTTAAAACCAATACCGTAAACCCTCTACGCCTATGGAAAGCAGAAGCTAGTGAAGAGTTTAACTTTGAGGCTTTCAACGCTGGAAATTATGACCGTGCCGTGGAGGAGAAAATTAACTCCGAAACCATTTCCAAAGTTTTATATCCTAATGATAACACCCCCGCAGGAAGAGAACTGAGACTAGCTCAACAATACTTCTTTGTGGCCGCATCCCTCCAAGACTTGGTCAAACAACACCTAAGCCGTAACCCTAGCCTAGACAATTTCCATGACAAAGTCGCCATCCAACTCAACGACACTCACCCCGCCGTTGCCGTTGCCGAATTAATGCGTCTATTGGTAGATGAACACGCCATGGATTGGGATAAATCTTGGTATATCACCCAAAAAACCCTCGCCTATACTAACCATACCCTCTTACCCGAGGCTTTGGAAAAATGGTCAGTAAGCCTATTCAAAAAACTTCTACCCCGTCACCTCGAAATTATCTTTGAAATTAACCATCGTTTCCTCGAAGATGTGCGCACATGGTACCCCGACAATGAGGAATTATTAGAGCAAGTATCCCTCATCGAAGAAGGCTCAGAACAAAAAGTACGCATGGCACATCTAGCCTGTGTGGGTAGCCACGCCATCAATGGTGTAGCGGCACTTCATACCGAGTTATTACAAAAAGAAACCCTCCGTGCCTTTGCTTTCCTCTGGCCCGAAAAATTCTACAACAAAACCAATGGTGTAACTCCCCGTCGTTGGATTTTGCTCAGTAACCCCGAACTTTCTAAATTAATTACAGAAAAAGTGGGTGATGGTTGGTTAAAAGATTTAACCATTATGAAAGGGTTAGAAAAATATGTTGATGATCAGAAATTTTGCGATCGCTGGCAGGCCATCAAAAAAGCTAATAAGCAAAGATTAGCTGAGTATATCTTCAAAAAACAAGGCATCGAAGTTAACGTTGACTCTATCTTTGACGTACAAGTTAAACGTATTCATGAATATAAACGTCAGCATTTAGCGGTACTAAATATCATCGCTCTGTACAACAAAATCAAAGAAAATCCTGATGTAGAAGTAGTACCCCGCACCTTCATCTTTGGTGGTAAAGCGGCTCCCGGTTACTTTATGGCAAAATTAGTCATCAAATTAATTAACAGTGTGGCAGATGTGGTAAATAAAGATCCTGATGTACGGGGCAGAATTAAGGTGGTATTCTTAGCCAACTTTAATGTATCCCTCGGACAAAAGATTTATCCTGCCGCTGATTTATCCGAACAAATTTCCACCGCAGGAAAAGAAGCCTCTGGTACTGGTAATATGAAGTTTGCCATGAATGGCTCTTTAACCATTGGTACTTTGGACGGGGCAAACATCGAAATTCGCCAAGAAGCAGGGGCAGAAAATTTCTTCTTGTTTGGTTTAACCGCTGAGGAGGTATCTGAGTATAGGGCAAATGGTTATAATCCCATGGACTATTATGAAGAAAATTCTGAACTAGCCCAAGTGGTTAATCGTATTCGAGATGGGTATTTTAGTCATGGTAATAAGGATTTATTTAAGCCCATCGTTGATTATTTACTTTACAACGACCAATATATGCTCATGGCTGATTTTGCCGCCTATGCTGATTGTCAAGACAAGGTAGCTCAGGCTTATAAAGATCAGGACAAATGGACGAAAATGTCTATCCTCAATAGCGCCCGTATGGCTAAGTTTTCTAGCGATCGCACCATCAGAGAGTATTGCAAAGAAATCTGGGATGTTGATGCTGTTAATATAGAAATAGGATAA